In the Gemmatimonadota bacterium genome, one interval contains:
- a CDS encoding ATP-binding cassette domain-containing protein has translation MVETTAALEAHDVSKCYGDVPALAGVSLIVATGSCVALVGESGSGKTTLLRCFNRMVEPDSGRVVVGGTDVSARDTGELRRSLGYVQQDAGLLPHWSVLRNVAMVPWLCGRTEADAVASRALDMVGLPVEDFGDRWPRELSGGERQRAAFARALAGEPGTLLLDEPFGALDAITRVDVQRTFARLREEMRITVLLVTHDLREAFELADEVAVMRAGRIEQVATPAELRATPATPYVRELLEKAGVA, from the coding sequence ATGGTCGAAACCACTGCGGCACTCGAAGCCCACGACGTCAGCAAATGTTACGGTGACGTGCCGGCGCTCGCCGGCGTGTCGCTGATCGTGGCTACCGGTTCGTGCGTCGCACTGGTCGGTGAGAGCGGCTCGGGCAAGACGACGCTACTCCGCTGCTTCAACCGCATGGTGGAGCCGGATTCGGGGCGCGTCGTCGTGGGCGGCACCGACGTCTCGGCCCGCGACACGGGTGAGCTCCGCCGCTCGCTCGGCTACGTGCAGCAGGACGCCGGATTGCTGCCGCACTGGAGCGTGCTGCGCAACGTGGCGATGGTGCCGTGGCTGTGCGGCCGTACGGAGGCCGACGCTGTTGCGTCTCGAGCTCTGGACATGGTTGGCTTGCCCGTCGAGGACTTCGGAGACCGGTGGCCGCGAGAACTCTCGGGGGGTGAGCGACAACGCGCGGCGTTCGCCCGGGCTCTCGCCGGCGAGCCTGGCACTCTTCTGCTCGATGAGCCTTTCGGGGCGCTCGACGCGATCACCCGCGTCGACGTGCAGCGGACTTTCGCCCGTCTGCGAGAGGAGATGCGGATCACGGTGCTGCTCGTGACGCACGACCTGCGTGAGGCCTTCGAGCTCGCCGACGAAGTCGCGGTGATGCGCGCCGGCCGGATCGAACAGGTCGCGACACCGGCCGAGCTGCGCGCGACCCCCGCAACGCCGTACGTCCGTGAGCTGCTCGAAAAGGCGGGGGTGGCATGA
- a CDS encoding ergothioneine biosynthesis protein EgtB, translating into MDLHVGRRLTSAEISSLLSEARSRTLLLTGVLSDEDLRLQHDTLMSPIVWDLGHIGHFEEVWLVENMVNGSTGSEGLRGIYDPFENPRALRNELPMPSRSECLGYLDTVRRTVLERLASIDLGADAPLLRDSFVYRMVLQHEYQHNETILQTLQLKRGDPYAAPGRGEAPAVETDAPLPGTMVRFPGGTVVLGTDDRSLAYDNERPEHEVTLEAFWIDVHSLTNGEYLGFLEDGGYERREFWSGAGWAWKREADLVAPAYWLRRGDDWYERFMEQTICLAPTSPVCHICYWEAEAYATWAGRRLPTEAEWEAASSWDPGTGTKRLYPWGDVVPSRERANLDALLFQPAKVGSYPQGVSPIGCWGMIGDVWEWTSTDFRPYPGYETFPYPEYSEVFFGNEYKVLRGGAWATRFGAIRNTFRNWDYPIRRQIFSGVRCARDD; encoded by the coding sequence ATGGATCTCCACGTCGGCCGCCGACTCACGAGTGCCGAGATCTCGAGCCTCCTCTCCGAAGCCCGCAGCCGCACACTCCTGCTCACGGGCGTGCTCTCGGACGAAGACCTGCGTCTTCAGCACGACACGCTCATGAGCCCGATCGTCTGGGACCTGGGACATATCGGACACTTCGAAGAGGTGTGGCTCGTCGAGAACATGGTGAACGGGAGTACTGGCTCCGAGGGACTGCGCGGGATCTACGATCCGTTCGAGAATCCGCGTGCGCTCCGGAATGAGCTGCCCATGCCGAGCCGGTCCGAGTGTCTCGGTTACCTGGACACGGTGCGCCGAACGGTCTTGGAACGCTTGGCCTCGATCGACCTCGGGGCCGACGCACCGTTGCTCCGTGACTCGTTCGTATACCGGATGGTCCTGCAGCACGAGTACCAGCACAACGAGACGATCCTGCAGACGCTTCAGCTCAAGCGGGGCGATCCGTATGCTGCCCCGGGGCGCGGCGAGGCTCCGGCGGTAGAGACCGACGCGCCGCTCCCGGGCACCATGGTGCGCTTCCCCGGCGGCACTGTCGTGCTGGGTACTGACGATCGGTCGCTCGCATACGACAACGAACGGCCCGAGCACGAGGTCACGCTCGAAGCGTTCTGGATCGACGTGCATTCCCTCACCAACGGAGAGTACTTGGGCTTCCTCGAGGACGGGGGCTACGAACGTCGCGAGTTCTGGTCCGGCGCGGGGTGGGCGTGGAAGCGAGAGGCGGACTTGGTCGCGCCCGCGTACTGGCTGCGACGGGGCGATGACTGGTACGAGCGCTTCATGGAGCAAACGATATGCCTCGCGCCCACGAGCCCGGTCTGTCACATCTGCTACTGGGAGGCCGAGGCGTACGCGACGTGGGCGGGCAGGCGTCTCCCGACCGAAGCGGAATGGGAGGCCGCATCCTCGTGGGACCCGGGGACCGGCACGAAGCGGCTCTACCCATGGGGCGACGTAGTGCCGAGTAGAGAGAGAGCGAACCTCGATGCGCTGCTCTTCCAACCGGCGAAGGTGGGCAGCTATCCTCAGGGGGTCTCGCCGATCGGATGCTGGGGGATGATCGGCGACGTCTGGGAATGGACGTCGACGGACTTTCGCCCATACCCGGGCTACGAGACGTTCCCGTACCCCGAATATTCGGAGGTCTTCTTCGGCAACGAGTACAAGGTGCTGAGGGGCGGAGCGTGGGCGACGCGCTTCGGGGCGATTCGGAACACGTTCCGCAATTGGGACTACCCCATCCGCAGGCAGATCTTCAGCGGAGTGCGGTGTGCGCGAGACGACTGA
- the egtD gene encoding L-histidine N(alpha)-methyltransferase, with the protein MRETTDSVLTETRGSVEVPRDPHDRSVMLADVLAGLRLPQKELSPKYFYDTRGSELFEQITRLDEYYPTRMERSLLEQWMPIWVDEFRPAALVELGAGSAEKSRIVLDAMSAYETGKLYVPVDVSGEFLHDTARRLRVEYDGLQVEPEVADITETLEISVPLPRPSWLALLGSTIGNFDPVGAVRLLCRVARQLRPGDRFLMGADLRPGSRKTVQRVELAYNDAAGVTAEFNLNVLRVLNRELGADFDLDAFEHRAFYAADHSRIEMHLEARSRQVVKFPNGAGSVRIARGESIRTEISCKYDRPTIECLFSDAGLSVERWVEDSQGFFALILATRAKPGPVEPFRAPTGLVRDGI; encoded by the coding sequence GTGCGCGAGACGACTGATTCGGTGTTGACCGAGACCCGGGGAAGCGTGGAGGTGCCGCGCGACCCTCATGATCGCTCGGTGATGCTCGCCGACGTGCTCGCCGGTCTACGTCTTCCTCAGAAAGAGCTGTCCCCGAAGTACTTCTACGATACGCGGGGCTCGGAACTCTTCGAGCAGATCACTCGCCTGGACGAGTACTACCCGACGCGGATGGAGCGCTCCCTGCTAGAGCAATGGATGCCGATCTGGGTGGATGAGTTTCGCCCGGCCGCGCTCGTTGAACTGGGAGCCGGCAGTGCGGAGAAGTCGAGGATCGTTCTCGACGCGATGAGCGCATACGAGACCGGGAAGCTGTACGTGCCGGTCGACGTCAGCGGTGAGTTCTTGCACGACACCGCGCGGCGCCTGCGAGTCGAATATGACGGCCTGCAGGTCGAGCCGGAGGTCGCGGATATCACCGAGACGCTCGAGATCTCGGTGCCGCTGCCTCGACCGTCCTGGCTGGCTCTGCTGGGCAGCACCATCGGGAATTTCGATCCCGTCGGCGCCGTGCGACTCCTGTGCAGGGTCGCTCGTCAGCTGCGGCCCGGTGACCGATTCCTCATGGGCGCCGACCTCCGACCAGGTAGCAGAAAGACCGTGCAGAGGGTCGAGCTGGCCTACAACGATGCGGCCGGCGTCACGGCAGAATTCAACCTCAACGTGCTTCGTGTCCTCAATCGCGAGCTCGGAGCCGACTTCGATCTCGACGCCTTCGAGCACCGAGCCTTCTACGCCGCCGATCATAGCCGCATCGAGATGCACCTCGAGGCGCGCAGCCGACAAGTCGTGAAGTTCCCCAACGGCGCTGGATCGGTTCGCATCGCACGCGGCGAGTCGATCCGAACCGAGATCAGCTGCAAGTACGATCGCCCCACCATCGAATGCCTTTTCTCCGACGCCGGACTCTCCGTGGAGCGTTGGGTGGAGGACTCACAGGGCTTCTTCGCGCTGATCTTGGCGACGCGGGCGAAGCCTGGCCCGGTCGAACCGTTCCGTGCCCCAACCGGTCTGGTTCGGGATGGGATTTGA
- a CDS encoding type II toxin-antitoxin system Phd/YefM family antitoxin — protein sequence MVKDKKKHLVVRETVSLYDAKTHLSSLVERAAAGEEIVITKSGKPKARLVPMDDVRALREPGRGRGQWRICDDFDDPLPDDLIALFGGGDE from the coding sequence ATGGTCAAGGACAAGAAGAAGCATCTGGTGGTTCGTGAGACCGTGAGCCTCTACGACGCGAAGACACATCTCTCGTCGCTCGTCGAGCGGGCCGCCGCCGGAGAAGAGATCGTAATCACCAAGTCAGGAAAGCCGAAGGCTCGTCTCGTCCCGATGGACGACGTCCGCGCTCTCCGCGAGCCCGGGCGGGGTCGAGGTCAGTGGCGTATCTGCGATGACTTCGATGATCCGCTTCCGGACGACCTCATCGCCCTCTTCGGGGGCGGCGACGAGTGA
- a CDS encoding type II toxin-antitoxin system VapC family toxin, with amino-acid sequence MRLLLDTHVLIWWDEGARLSDKADGAIRAAQQVYVSSVTGWEIAIKSSLGRLETTRSVVDAARESGFEELPVRLVHTEMLRALPLHHRDPFDRMLVAQARVEGLTLVSRDRALREYDVKVLLA; translated from the coding sequence GTGAGGCTCCTGCTGGACACCCATGTGCTCATCTGGTGGGATGAGGGAGCACGGCTTTCAGACAAGGCGGACGGCGCGATCCGAGCAGCGCAGCAGGTCTATGTAAGCTCGGTAACGGGATGGGAGATCGCGATCAAGAGCTCCCTGGGGCGGCTCGAGACGACACGAAGCGTGGTGGACGCCGCGAGAGAGTCCGGATTCGAGGAGTTGCCAGTGCGGCTCGTCCACACGGAGATGCTGCGGGCGCTGCCGCTGCATCATCGGGATCCATTCGATCGGATGCTCGTAGCGCAGGCCCGCGTTGAGGGACTCACCCTCGTGAGCCGCGATCGCGCGCTGCGAGAATACGATGTGAAGGTGCTCCTGGCGTAG
- a CDS encoding class II glutamine amidotransferase, protein MCRLVAYLGAPVTPAHLVFDGSHSLYEQSWAPQELLSGTINADGYGVVWYTEGRPARLAELRPIWYDTDLRTTLSSLSSSCVLAGLRNATPGTPLDRSGVPPLVFDKWSFVLNGFVPEFRSRHMRALRAELPDDLYSELRGCSDSETLFLLAVAAVRGGATLPEALQRAAKVVYDRVGRETEAQMNMVLSDGNRIAAVRSGTVLETNSLYVAKRPPFAPNGIVLASERLDPGAVWEAVDGHSWIEIGPDLEVRGEGLFF, encoded by the coding sequence ATGTGTAGGCTCGTCGCCTATCTCGGTGCGCCAGTGACGCCCGCGCACCTCGTCTTCGATGGATCGCACTCGCTCTACGAGCAGAGCTGGGCGCCCCAAGAACTGCTCTCCGGTACCATCAACGCGGACGGGTACGGGGTCGTCTGGTACACCGAGGGACGACCCGCCCGGTTGGCCGAGCTGCGTCCCATCTGGTACGACACCGACCTGCGCACCACGCTGTCGTCACTGTCCTCGAGCTGTGTGCTGGCAGGACTACGAAATGCTACGCCGGGAACGCCGCTCGACCGCTCGGGGGTGCCGCCGCTCGTATTCGACAAGTGGAGTTTCGTCTTGAACGGCTTCGTGCCGGAGTTCCGCTCGCGGCACATGCGTGCACTGCGCGCCGAGCTCCCGGACGACCTGTATTCCGAATTGCGGGGTTGCTCGGACTCGGAGACGCTCTTCCTGTTGGCGGTGGCGGCCGTTCGCGGGGGCGCGACGCTTCCCGAGGCACTTCAACGCGCGGCGAAGGTGGTCTACGACCGCGTAGGGCGAGAGACCGAAGCTCAGATGAACATGGTGCTGAGCGACGGGAACAGAATCGCCGCAGTGCGCAGCGGGACGGTGCTGGAGACGAACTCCCTGTACGTCGCGAAGCGCCCGCCGTTCGCGCCCAACGGCATAGTGCTCGCCTCGGAGCGTCTCGATCCGGGCGCAGTGTGGGAAGCCGTTGACGGACACAGTTGGATCGAGATCGGTCCGGACCTCGAAGTGCGCGGCGAGGGTCTGTTTTTCTAG